Below is a genomic region from Dioscorea cayenensis subsp. rotundata cultivar TDr96_F1 chromosome 14, TDr96_F1_v2_PseudoChromosome.rev07_lg8_w22 25.fasta, whole genome shotgun sequence.
TATTTTGAGAATTATTCCTCTAAACAACTAcaaattaattatgtatatatatacatacatcatGCTATGAACTTAACATTTAGAGAGTTTTACCCTCTTTAATTCGTTAAACTACtccttgttttttgtttttttgggccAACCTTTTCTCtgtttcttctatttttcttccattttgTCTCCATCCTCGTCCCCTCACGTCCCCTTCTCTccaatctctctttttttttcatttgttccCATGTCTCCTCAGTTATGagatttagtttttattaattcaaaaaaaaaatttaatttattttttaaaaattcattttttttatttattcttttttaatttcaatttttttatttattttttctttttttaatttttttttgaatttcgaaccttttctttttctcaaatttcaattttttttatttttttaattgattttttttttaactcatcttccttttttatttgcataGCTTCCTTTTCTTATTTATCCTCTCTTTTCCCACTCTTATTCCAAGTATTTATATCTTTTAATCCTAATCAAAGGCTTTTAATAAACCTAAGAATTATAAAAACCTATATAAAGATACTATAATTTTACTTATATcatgatttaatttataaataaaccaaACATAACCTAAATATCCAACTTTTTATTGTAAGGCACAATCTCAAATTTAGGTGTCTTTTATATCAGACAATCATTTACAAggaaaatatatcaataaaaattatgcaTATTTGCTACCATCTTTTCGGGGAAATTTCCTTTCcaaagaaaggagaaaggaCAAGGGAGGGGCCAGAGGGTCTTTATCTCACCACAAAGCAAATGGATTAGACCATCCTTATCATTTAAATGCCATGATTTATGTGGGTCTAAAGAATTCCATCtcatgtttggatttttttttcaatggccACCATGATGCATTAAAGAATGTGAAGATAATGTGCAATGTCTTATTATTGTACCATTTTTTGTCTCTGATAAAATTCATGCAATAATTGAATGATTTTATTGCCACCAAGCTTGCTATTGACTAATAATAATTGAGTTAGACCTACCAACTATTTGAATCTCCGGTTCTAACTCCAttacatgttatatatatatataggatttttttttccatctatttacttacaaattattttatttattttattatatataaaatttctaatttaattaaaaatcaaggatgaaatattataattataaactaCACTATTACCATAGGAAATTTGCTATAACATTCCactctcaaataaaaaaaaatatggggtttcaaaaaaaaaaaaaaactcttcatTTATTCAAGGTTGGTTGTTGTGAACTTTAACATATTGGTCATTTTGGGAaccacaaataaaattttatatttttaaatcatttatacTATAACTGGcactttattattaataaaaattattatcatcataaattaaatttaagttaaatttttagaaaattaatgaAGACAAAACACGAAATTTAATATTACATGGTGCACATATATTATAGAGGTTTTCTCGTCCAGataatttcttgttttaataTTGTGAATTTTCTTGATAAAGCCAcaatgacaatatatatatattcaaattcaaactTTGTTGAGCATTTAAATCATtaacagaaaaataaatttgaatagtttgcaattaataatccaaacatgaaatttGACTAGTTTAAATTGATGAAAGTTTTAGATAATTCCTAAAATATGTCATAATTTAGGGAActatatcatattattaaaattatgctATATTAACTATTTAGacacttaatttaaaaatatagaattatgatataatgagttttatgattgaaaaaatattttatttttttattgtaagtGTATGATGGTCTGACCACAATTCaactaaattttaataatttatccaGTTTCCAATAAATGATTGaccaattataatttttttattttattaaactaaatatttattctgtaaagataaaatatattacaatttttttaataatcacttatattttgtatttaataaaattatgttattttatattattttatatccaaaaatgcctaaattaattattatgccATAAAGTTGGGTCCTCATTAGGCCAACTAAAGAAATTTCAATTCACCAAGATCATACCCCCAACCAATGTAGGCCCCACATACATCACCACACTCAAGCTAACccattaattattagttattaattaaatatgggaAGAAGTCAAACTCCTTTCTATATTAATCTACACCACACATCATGCTTAGAAGGCACACCATcgaccaaataataataataattataataaattaaaacaataatttttttcaaaattagtttttaaattatataattatatttacattGTTATTCTAGTTTGTGAATGACAATTTAAAGcccaaatgatattttttttttttaatttagaaataaaattgGAGACAAAATAacatcttttatttaaaaaaataaaataaaatatatcttaatataatttcttaacttttctttttttttttttctaaaaaaaaatacagcaattattttagtataatttatGAACCACTACCTTGAATGAAATCAAggattttatataatattctaGTATCTCTATTATTCTccctatttttatttacatttttctgCCATTTATAACAGACCTCACCAAAATGAAAACCATAACACTAACACAACTCCTCTGTAACATCATCCAAAAGGATAAACGGAACGGAACGGAACGGAATGGATGGGCTAGTTAGTAGTTATCATGAGATGCAACGGAGTGAGTGCATGGAAGCAGAGGAATCCATAACAGGGGCCTCATATAAACGGTGGTGATCACTTTCCAATCCGTAATCCATCAACGGACGGTGTTCCAGCTCTTCATCATGGTCATGCACGAATTCCGGAATCTCTATTTCCCCTCTTCTCATGTGCTCCCATAAAAACTCCAGCCTGCTCACATACCTCACCTTCCCATACAATCTACATAAaagcacaaataaaaataaatttaaacatactaaaaatatatttataaattaatataaataataataattattattaaattataaagagaGAATTAGTGGGTGATATTACTAGAGATCTGGAATTCGAGCTTTTTAACTCATAATACACAGAAAagaatttttcttatagtaggtTTATGTCTGAATATTTTGCTTTTTAAAATTGGTGCCTCCATATCTGTCTTATAAAcacttaaataaaattaaaaatatagtacCCGGAGCTAAAGAGGAAGCGGCCAAGAGTAGCGAAGAAGAGACGAGCATGAAGACCAGGATGGACGAAATAAACGGCGTGGATTCCATCACGGACGGCGGCCGGAAGAGCCTCATAAACAGATCGGAGGACGGCGACGCCGGGGAAGTTATCAGATCTCTGAACATATGTGTGcacataaacaacaacaaatggTTTCCCTTCCAATTCTGGGAAAATCCTCTTCTCCAAATACTCTTTGATCCCATTACCATTCCCATTCATCATCTTCCCTGCATAAattccccccttttttttttctcaatttaaaGAAAACTTCAAACACTCAACCAAGAAATAActatcaatcaatcaaataacCTGGGAAGAATTTGCCGATGATGCGGAGGATTTTGCGGCCTTGCTTGTCCCGGCCTTGGATCTTGAACGGCTCAAGCTTTTGCAGAAGGGACTCATCATCCATGGGGgaatgacgatgatgatgatgatactaaagaaaaaggaaagagagttttgtggagaagaagatgagaaggGAAAGGGGTTTAAATATACGAGAGAAGAATTGATGGTGTTTCAGCGAAAAGAAAGGGTGTGTGTTTTGGGTGGGGGTGTGGTATCCACCGTACATTTGTCTTGGGATTGGGTTTTGATGCTGATCTTGAGGAGATTTTTAATCGTTGAGATGAAATTGTTGTTGGATTTGGCAGTGGATGAGATACGGATTTATTCG
It encodes:
- the LOC120275219 gene encoding protein GDAP2 homolog isoform X1 codes for the protein MMSPFCKSLSRSRSKAGTSKAAKSSASSANSSQGGIYAGKMMNGNGNGIKEYLEKRIFPELEGKPFVVVYVHTYVQRSDNFPGVAVLRSVYEALPAAVRDGIHAVYFVHPGLHARLFFATLGRFLFSSGLYGKVRYVSRLEFLWEHMRRGEIEIPEFVHDHDEELEHRPLMDYGLESDHHRLYEAPVMDSSASMHSLRCIS
- the LOC120275219 gene encoding protein GDAP2 homolog isoform X2, whose amino-acid sequence is MDDESLLQKLEPFKIQGRDKQGRKILRIIGKFFPGKMMNGNGNGIKEYLEKRIFPELEGKPFVVVYVHTYVQRSDNFPGVAVLRSVYEALPAAVRDGIHAVYFVHPGLHARLFFATLGRFLFSSGLYGKVRYVSRLEFLWEHMRRGEIEIPEFVHDHDEELEHRPLMDYGLESDHHRLYEAPVMDSSASMHSLRCIS